A stretch of the Arachis stenosperma cultivar V10309 chromosome 6, arast.V10309.gnm1.PFL2, whole genome shotgun sequence genome encodes the following:
- the LOC130933864 gene encoding uncharacterized protein LOC130933864: protein MASEDIFLVLMHYRGSIKKKTLSRIKFTYKDPFSVFLKHTTSFTEFLNSIIQKLGLQGVKRVEKLFYRILISVLRDDVKYDSFVIGSNKDLEVLFYCRRQFSEVRIPELLAKLVDVVFNSKGSNRNFQAPAMTACSSSRPICASSSVPVIAPEAMVVASPSFAANLNYSGDEEVGITDTAPVSLQGGTPDGIDDVLRDDDDNDDVEPDIIADDSGDDIVGSNPAVGGGAFSSETQQ from the coding sequence ATGGCCAGTGAGGATATTTTTTTAGTGTTGATGCACTATAGAGGGTCGATTAAGAAAAAAACACTCTCTAGAATTAAGTTTACTTATAAAGATCCCTTTAGTGTTTTTCTGAAACATACAACAAGCTTCACTGAGTTCCTGAACTCTATAATCCAAAAATTGGGGTTGCAAGGCGTGAAACGGGTTGAGAAGTTATTCTATCGAATTTTGATTTCAGTTTTGCGAGATGATGTGAAATATGATTCGTTTGTCATAGGGAGTAACAAGGATTTAGAAGTTCTATTCTATTGTCGTCGGCAGTTTTCTGAGGTCAGGATTCCTGAGCTGTTGGCCAAGCTTGTAGATGTGGTTTTCAACTCAAAAGGTTCGAACCGAAATTTCCAAGCTCCAGCAATGACAGCCTGTTCTAGTTCGAGGCCTATTTGTGCCTCTTCATCCGTGCCTGTGATTGCACCTGAGGCAATGGTGGTTGCCTCCCCGTCCTTTGCAGCTAATCTAAACTACAGTGGTGACGAAGAAGTAGGTATTACTGATACGGCGCCGGTTTCATTACAAGGTGGAACACCTGATGGTATAGACGATGTACTACGAGATGATGATGACAATGATGATGTGGAGCCGGACATCATTGCTGATGATAGTGGTGATGACATAGTAGGGAGTAATCCAGCTGTGGGTGGCGGAGCGTTTAGCTCAGAGACTCAACAGTAA